A genomic region of Papaver somniferum cultivar HN1 chromosome 7, ASM357369v1, whole genome shotgun sequence contains the following coding sequences:
- the LOC113298172 gene encoding uncharacterized protein LOC113298172: MDDVTAIAASIIQITVSSSATTTNSFVSKYLSIFTNLALISAIIAFSIAQLIKFFLIRYQESRWDVKQLIGSGGMPSSHSATVTALAVAVGFEDGFGGTSFATAMIFACVVMHDALGVRLHAGRQAEVLNQIVFQLPAEHPLSDARPLRELIGHTPVQVLAGLILGLVTSVISCLVKAAVTQAW, from the exons ATGGATGATGTAACAGCTATAGCAGCTTCAATTATACAAATTACAGTCTCTTCTTCTGCAACAACTACAAATTCTTTTGTTTCTAAATATTTATCAATCTTTACAAATTTGGCTCTAATTTCAGCAATTATTGCTTTTTCTATTGCTCAGCTCATAAAGTTCTTCCTCATCCG GTATCAAGAAAGCAGATGGGATGTTAAGCAGTTAATTGGATCTGGTGGGATGCCATCATCACATTCTGCCACTGTTACTGCTCTTGCAGTTGCCGTTGGATTCGAAGACGGCTTTGGAGGAACTTCTTTTGCTACTGCCATGATTTTCGCTTGTGTC GTGATGCATGACGCACTTGGTGTTAGATTGCATGCTGGACGACAAGCAGAG GTTCTGAATCAAATCGTATTTCAACTTCCAGCTGAACATCCTCTCAGTGACGCAAGGCCACTGCGTGAACTTATTGGTCACACTCCTGTTCAG GTTCTAGCAGGGTTGATTCTGGGATTGGTCACATCCGTTATCAGTTGCTTAGTAAAAGCAGCTGTTACTCAAGCTTGGTGA
- the LOC113292909 gene encoding ATP-dependent DNA helicase Q-like 5 — METDSDSDGSHISGTPQREEESKPSETTIPTRLLSLVSSYKSKIALKKTRVSSSFSVPKPFSNHKNPKPKPKTKSKPKSRSPQQEEKPLLNLKLSSPNLPNPKTPKPKPNFKTQSQPPTQEDPKLSPPDSSNPIQNNEVSSAKTLSFPQFNSKLSLPDFSNQHDEMSSAKILPMGFSRKFSNAGRTYSNPESTTENVPVPVPQPEIVNSDHIEVVGKHVNVVTPEISTSSLMHHVNAVIPEISASSTDNHQGAECVKKPARKHPNSIGGSDLQPLPSKKARPANEMNFVRLNINGYGGRGRKFLNKKGKGRSSSSSYSSHSRKSKWRSSKGKSKAEGEENESNGICDEDGLVSELPKEQEECEKTGGGYAMVEKVAMDARNDPSDENLLKLLKCSHGYDSFREGQLEAIKNVVAGNSTMLVLPTGAGKSLCYQLPALMLPGLTLVVSPLVALMVDQLKQLPPMIQGGLLSSNQFSEEASDTICRLVEGKIKVLYVSPERFLNKDFLSLFGPTLLVSLVVIDEAHCLSEWSHNFRPSYLRLRSSLLREKLNVKCILAMTATATTKTLQAVMSALEIPQTSLIKTSQTRENLQLSVTLSGNRMKDLLMLMKSSPFTDIRSTIIYCKFQSETDLLSKYLRDNNISAKSYHSGIPAKDRSQTQELFCSNKIRVVRCFSTVAFGMGLNKSDVGAVIHYSLPESLEEYVQEIGRAGRDGRLSYCHLFFDDLTYFKLRSFSFSDGVDEFAVNKFLCQVFSNAVCTPGKIFSLVKESASQKLDMKEEVMLTILTYLEIGEVQYLRLLPQLNVTCSLYFHKTSPALLASKDIVVAAILKKSEIKQGAYVFDIPTVANSTGVTAIDLSKHLQTLKLNGEVTYEVKDLALCYMVMKTPGDFCALTAHLTRWLSEVESCKVKKLDEMFSAATFAVKICDKVDGCSGTQHTKCLQSRILDYFNREDNDPRCDFSTKMGQSSPFLRADVKVFLQSNTHAKFTPRAVARIMHGIGSPSFPSATWSKTHLWGRYAQVDFQVVMEAATAELMNFAGRHIL; from the exons ATGGAAACTGATTCAGACTCAGACGGTTCTCACATTTCTGGAACACCCCAAAGAGAAGAAGAATCAAAACCTTCAGAAACTACAATTCCTACTCGACTACTTTCTCTTGTATCTTCTTATAAATCTAAAATTGCCCttaaaaaaactagggtttcttcttctttctcagttCCCAAACCATTTTCCAATCACAAGAAccccaaaccaaaaccgaaaacaAAATCCAAACCCAAGTCTCGATCcccacaacaagaagaaaaacctTTATTAAACCTCAAATTATCTTCACCAAATTTACCAAATCCTAAAACCCCCAAACCTAAACCCAATTTCAAAACCCAATCTCAACCTCCAACACAAGAAGACCCTAAGTTATCTCCACCAGATTCCTCAAACCCGATCCAGAACAATGAGGTTTCCTCGGCGAAAACCTTGTCATTTCCTCAATTTAATTCTAAATTATCTCTACCAGATTTCTCAAATCAGCACGATGAAATGTCATCGGCTAAAATACTACCTATGGGATTTTCCCGTAAATTCTCAAACGCTGGACGAACTTATTCTAATCCAGAATCGACCACAGAGAATGTTCCAGTACCAGTGCCGCAGCCAGAGATCGTTAATTCTGACCACATTGAAGTTGTAGGTAAACATGTTAATGTTGTCACTCCTGAGATCAGTACTAGTAGTTTAATGCATCATGTTAATGCTGTTATTCCAGAGATTAGTGCTAGTAGTACAGATAATCATCAAGGTGCGGAATGTGTTAAGAAACCTGCTCGGAAACATCCTAATTCGATAGGTGGTAGTGATCTGCAACCATTGCCGTCTAAAAAGGCAAGACcagcaaatgaaatgaatttTGTTAGGTTGAATATTAATGGGTATGGCGGGCGTGGGCGTAAGTTCTTGAACAAGAAAGGGAAAGGTCGTAGTAGTAGTAGTTCTTATTCGTCTCATAGTCGGAAAAGTAAATGGAGAAGTAGTAAAGGAAAAAGTAAAGCAGAAGGTGAAGAAAATGAAAGTAATGGTATTTGTGATGAAGATGGTTTAGTTTCAGAATTACCAAAAGAGCAAGAGGAGTGTGAGAAGACAGGGGGAGGTTATGCAATGGTTGAAAAAGTGGCGATGGATGCTCGTAATGATCCATCTGATGAGAATTTGTTGAAGTTGTTGAAATGTAGCCATGGGTATGATTCGTTTCGTGAGGGACAGTTGGAAGCGATTAAAAATGTGGTTGCTGGTAATTCAACAATGTTGGTTTTGCCAACGGGTGCTGGGAAATCATTGTGTTATCAGTTACCTGCGCTTATGTTACCTGGACTGACTTTGGTTGTGAGTCCATTAGTTGCTTTGATGGTTGATCAGTTAAAGCAGTTACCTCCTATGATTCAAGGTGGTCTTCTTTCTAGCAATCAG TTTAGTGAGGAAGCTTCTGATACAATTTGTCGACTTGTTGAGGGCAAAATAAAG GTGCTTTATGTTTCACCTGAAAGGTTCTTAAATAAAGACTTTCTGTCTCTATTTGGGCCCACATTGCTTGTCTCACTTGTAGTGATCGATGAAGCTCACTGCCTATCTGAGTG GTCACATAACTTCCGGCCTTCGTATCTGAGACTCCGCTCATCACTACTTCGAGAAAAGCTCAACGTTAAATGCATTCTTGCAATGACTGCAACAGCGACAACCAAAACGTTGCAGGCCGTTATGTCTGCTCTAGAGATACCCCAGACCAGTCTAATTAAGACATCTCAGACGAGAGAAAATTTACAGCTATCTGTAACTTTGAGTGGAAATAG AATGAAAGATTTACTGATGCTGATGAAGTCTTCTCCTTTCACAGACATTAGGAGTACAATTATCTATTGTAAATTTCAG TCTGAGACTGATTTGCTTAGTAAATATCTTCGCGATAACAACATTTCTGCAAAG AGCTACCATAGCGGTATCCCAGCAAAAGATAGGAGTCAAACTCAAGAGTTATTTTGTTCGAATAAGATAAGAGTGGTAAGAT GTTTTTCTACTGTTGCATTCGGGATGGGGCTGAATAAGAGTGACGTTGGAGCG GTAATACATTATAGCTTGCCCGAAAGCTTGGAGGAATATGTTCAG GAAATTGGTCGCGCTGGACGAGATGGTCGATTATCCTATTGCCATCTATTTTTCGACGATTTAACTTATTTCAAGCTCCGCAGTTTTTCATTCAG tgatggtgttgatgaatttgcagtaAACAAGTTCCTGTGTCAGGTTTTCAGTAACGCTGTGTGCACACCTGGAAAAATTTTCTCCTTAGTGAAAGAATCTGCATCTCAgaaattagatatgaaagaagaG GTGATGCTCACAATTCTAACCTATTTGGAGATAGGGGAAGTGCAGTATTTGCGCTTACTCCCACAATTAAATGTCACTTGCTCCTTGTACTTTCACAAG ACATCCCCAGCATTGCTGGCCTCCAAAGATATCGTGGTTGCAGCAATTTTGAAGAA GTCTGAAATAAAGCAAGGGGCTTATGTTTTTGACATACCCACTGTGGCAAACAGCACTGGGGTGACAGCTATTGACCTATCAAAGCATTTGCAGACCTTAAAG TTGAATGGAGAAGTTACATACGAAGTTAAGGACCTTGCTTTGTGTTACATGGTTATGAAAACTCCTGGTGACTTTTGTGCCCTTACAGCACATTTGACAAGATGGTTATCAGAAGTTGAAAGTTGTAAG GTAAAGAAATTAGATGAGATGTTTAGTGCTGCTACTTTTGCTGTAAAAATTTGTGACAAGGTGGATGGCTGCTCTGGTACACAACATACTAAGTGTCTGCAAAGTAGGATCTTGGACTACTTTAACAGAGAAGACAATGATCCTCGGTGTGATTTCTCAACGAAGATGGGTCAAAGCAG CCCATTTTTGCGAGCAGATGTGAAG GTGTTTTTGCAGAGCAATACACATGCTAAATTCACTCCAAGAGCAGTTGCAAGAATAATGCATGGCATTGGCAGTCCATCTTTTCCTTCCGCAACTTGGTCCAAAACTCACTTATG GGGTAGATATGCGCAGGTAGATTTCCAAGTTGTCATGGAAGCAGCAACTGCAGAGCTCATGAATTTTGCAGGGAGGCATATACTGTAA
- the LOC113298173 gene encoding uncharacterized protein LOC113298173 has protein sequence MPPSPVLRRSPKKDLRVTTHKRGRSLEGGIIVKQKDDDLLLFNEMEHKESDNFLLQSTDEFDVSLSRRLDSISSFKLGVSVPSRGESSDLLNADEEKNDYDWLLTPPDTPLFRSLDDETIPVNLVQRGRTRSQPISVSRSSTAEKSYRSSRTSASPQRLSPSPRSGNSTLQSRGRPSSARNSSPSPSIRPSSPSLRPSTPPIKNSTPSQRSSTPTSRKINVGSSGNASSSGRGTSPVNTSRGSSPSPKFSAWQSSIPGFPSEAPPNLRTSLADTPASYVRGSSPASRSGRDSSKLGRQSMSPTASRSANSAYSYDRDRHSTQSKGSFGSSGDDDVDSLYSTNLSVSERSVSKKVGSLPNGKVVFSNKSSRTSASSSAPKRSFDSALRQMERKSPQMFRPLLSSVPSTTFYAGNANSSFRPIASRNSSLTTSSNASSEHGASVALDTECSEHDKDNLPIESKKVPFNDDQDDEVFIFDRVDEVDEDGAEQDVIRDSIGGINSKEQSISAAAKDLITTSPESFIVEFDQSKDAHLGTPTTCSQCGRKFDAVESMDKHINICPVCHEKVACISVHIPDIEAVFTDAASHSQMTLKEERDDFEADTKVEILKRAEMEPVQVRMNFEQGESLMKNSSLEEVRVGGGIKDDPEQQVVIHPTLNSSPHRDTAGEEFKNSYPNKTIDAEAAGISLLLRRSSSSKWPVVQGRSFTATNAPCNNPSYTRDSQSSMRNSSGHGSASASSSGDWSSSKHTDIRVQRQSSSRMYDMENSNQYVDIDVLRRWSSFSVTSNHANKDTVQTKSTQEGNFTASIEREDYTGLTESHVVSEEHRITSKGTELDYRNPSLANHAVFEENKLAHTESDRMIDGSTSDILSPTMSIQLEELRALASNEGCVSSDNYEDLLSNVRNNADVEASVMTETATTGSAVRGTDMTGAESTALENDDANAQDSHSDSGESRNSESTIDEQETSVSLDPAPETSLSNQVHGIVEESNVVVENRHMRRSLTLEEATDTILFCSSIIHDLAYEAATIALSKEINEVHLEGSVPTITIPDKSRSERKDQRGKTTVRKRPPKSEKARQRRVETEENKNSNTSETDITSNDSLKHDSGLPKKVDTSRPPKLESKCNCTIM, from the exons ATGCCTCCTTCTCCGGTGTTGAGGCGCTCTCCTAAAAAGGATCTTAGAGTGACTACTCATAAACGAGGCCGCAGTCTTGAAGGAGGAATTATTGTCAAACAGAAAGATGATGATCTTCTTCTATTCAATGAGATGGAACATAAAGAGAGCGACAACTTTTTGCTTCAGTCTACTGATGAATTTGACGTATCCCTGT CGAGAAGACTTGATTCCATTTCGAGTTTCAAGCTTGGGGTATCAGTTCCATCTCGTGGAGAGAGTAGTGACCTCCTCAATGCAGACGAGGAGAAAAATGACTATGATTG GCTGTTGACTCCTCCCGACACTCCTCTTTTCCGTTCGTTGGATGATGAGACAATTCCAGTTAATCTTGTCCAGAGGGGCAGGACTCGAAGTCAGCCCATCTCTGTATCAAGATCAAGCACA GCTGAGAAGAGTTACAGGAGTAGTAGAACTAGTGCAAGTCCACAACGACTTAGCCCATCTCCTCGGTCTGGAAATAGTACTTTGCAGTCCAGGGGAAGGCCATCTTCAGCTCGTAACTCTAGTCCATCTCCCAGTATAAGGCCTTCTAGTCCATCACTGAGGCCGTCTACTCCCCCAATTAAAAACTCAACACCTTCTCAAAGATCTTCCACACCCACTTCTCGGAAGATAAACGTTGGGTCAAGTGGCAATGCATCTTCATCTGGGAGAGGAACCTCCCCTGTAAATACTAGTCGGGGAAGCTCTCCTTCACCAAAATTTAGTGCATGGCAATCAAGTATCCCTGGATTTCCATCTGAAGCTCCACCCAATCTCCGGACTTCTCTAGCTGATACACCGGCATCTTACGTAAGGGGCTCTTCACCAGCATCCAGAAGTGGGAGGGATTCCTCCAAATTAGGACGTCAATCAATGTCACCAACTGCTTCTCGGAGTGCCAATTCAGCATATAGTTATGATCGAGACCGACATAGTACCCAGAGTAAGGGTTCGTTTGGATCATCTGGTGATGATGATGTGGACTCTCTATATTCTACCAATCTGAGTGTATCCGAGCGGTCAGTTTCAAAGAAAGTTGGATCACTACCAAATGGAAAAGTCGTATTCTCCAACAAGTCATCAAGAACATCTGCCTCTAGCTCGGCTCCAAAAAGATCTTTCGATTCTGCACTTCGGCAAATG GAACGAAAAAGTCCACAAATGTTCAGGCCACTTTTGTCCAGTGTCCCAAGTACTACCTTCTATGCTGGAAATGCAAACTCTTCTTTTCGTCCTATTGCCTCTAGGAACTCCTCTTTAACAACTAGCAGTAATGCAAGTTCTGAACATGGTGCCAGTGTTGCACTTGATACTGAGTGCAGTGAGCATGACAAGGATAATCTGCCAATTGAAAGCAAAAAGGTACCATTTAACGATGATCAAGATGACGAAGTCTTTATATTTGATAGAGTTGATGAAGTAGATGAAGATGGCGCGGAACAAGATGTTATTAGAGATAGTATCGGCGGAATTAATTCTAAAGAACAGAGTATCAGTGCTGCGGCTAAAGATCTTATTACAACCTCTCCTGAGTCATTTATTGTTGAATTTGATCAGTCAAAAGATGCTCATCTAGGGACACCAACAACCTGTTCTCAATGTGGCCGGAAGTTTGATGCAGTTGAGTCAATGGACAAGCACATAAACATTTGTCCAGTTTGCCATGAAAAAGTTGCTTGCATCAGTGTGCATATCCCAGACATTGAAGCAGTGTTCACCGATGCTGCAAGTCATTCTCAGATGACATTGAAAGAGGAAAGAGATGATTTCGAGGCTGATACCAAGGTGGAAATACTCAAGAGGGCGGAAATGGAACCTGTTCAAGTGAGGATGAATTTTGAGCAAGGTGAAAGTCTCATGAAGAACAGTTCCCTTGAAGAGGTGAGAGTAGGAGGAGGGATAAAAGACGATCCGGAACAGCAAGTGGTGATCCACCCAACACTTAATTCAAGTCCTCACAGAGACACTGCTGGCGAAGAGTTCAAAAACTCCTATCCAAACAAAACAATTGATGCTGAAGCTGCTGGTATTTCCCTGCTACTGCGGAGGTCAAGTAGTAGTAAATGGCCTGTTGTTCAGGGGAGGTCCTTTACTGCTACGAACGCTCCTTGCAATAATCCCTCCTACACACGAGATAGCCAGAGCAGCATGAGGAATTCTAGTGGGCATGGTAGTGCCTCTGCGTCTTCTTCTGGTGATTGGAGCTCTTCCAAACATACAGATATCCGTGTCCAGCGGCAGTCTAGCAGCAGGATGTATGACATGGAGAACTCCAATCAATATGTGGATATAGACGTTTTAAGGCGCTGGTCTTCTTTTTCTGTAACTTCAAATCATGCGAATAAAGATACGGTGCAGACTAAGAGCACCCAAGAAGGAAATTTTACTGCCTCTATTGAAAGGGAGGATTACACGGGCTTAACTGAAAGTCATGTTGTTTCTGAGGAACATAGAATCACGTCAAAAGGAACAGAATTGGATTATAGGAATCCTTCTCTTGCCAATCATGCTGTTTTCGAGGAAAATAAACTTGCTCACACCGAAAGTGATAGAATGATTGATGGTTCAACTTCTGACATATTAAGCCCGACAATGAGTATCCAATTAGAGGAATTACGAGCATTGGCAAGTAATGAGGGCTGTGTTTCATCTGATAATTACGAGGACCTTTTAAGTAATGTAAGGAATAACGCAGATGTAGAAGCATCAGTTATGACAGAAACTGCCACCACGGGTAGCGCTGTACGTGGCACTGACATGACTGGTGCAGAATCAACAGCTCTAGAAAATGATGATGCAAATGCTCAAGATTCTCATAGTGATTCTGGAGAATCCCGAAATTCAGAAAGCACTATAGATGAACAAGAGACTTCAGTTTCGCTGGATCCTGCTCCAGAAACTAGTCTTTCTAATCAAGTCCACGGCATCGTAG AGGAATCAAATGTAGTAGTCGAGAACCGACATATGAGAAGAAGTCTAACACTGGAAGAAGCAACCGATACTATACTCTTCTGCAGCTCTATCATTCATGATTTAGCTTATGAAGCTGCAACAATTGCGTTGTCTAAGGAGATCAATGAAGTTCACCTCGAGGGTTCCGTTCCTACGATTACTATCCCAGACAAATCACGTTCTGAAAGAAAGGATCAGCGTGGAAAGACTACTGTTCGTAAACGGCCTCCTAAATCTGAGAAAGCCCGTCAAAGGCGGGTGGAaacagaagaaaacaaaaacagtAATACTTCAGAAACTGACATAACAAGTAATGACTCTTTAAAGCATGATTCAGGGCTTCCAAAAAAGGTTGACACTTCAAGACCGCCTAAATTGGAGTCCAAGTGCAATTGCACAATAATGTAA